In Gossypium arboreum isolate Shixiya-1 chromosome 3, ASM2569848v2, whole genome shotgun sequence, the sequence AAGATTTTGGCCTCACCAAAGACATAGTTTATCAAACAATGTGATTTGCCTCTTTATTATCACTTGTTTTATATACCCAGAAGAAATCTTTGTAGTAATTATTTAACTCAGGAACAAATACTACTGAACTCAAACTCCTTCATTTTTAGAATAAGCAAAAAGGTAACCTTCCAAATTTTTCTTTATAAATTCTTGATATTCGTCTTGGTTTATTTCTGAAGAATCATAGTTACTTGAATAGGAGACAACCACATTGTGATTGTtgtgcggaagcgtgtgaaagagtaaaattattgtactaaaaaatcacactaagttcaattcccaggaaagagaggtggatcacgaggatcacttaagtaccaagtctttcctagccagaatatccctctatcgtaatttaatagcacaataaatcactacaatcacattcacaaaatatgaacaataaatagtaaagaacaccagaattttaacgaggttcggcaaatcttgcctacgtcctcgggcactaccaactatatttcactccaaaatacaagtgaaactttacaaatagggagagagaacaatgccttaagtagagaatggcaaatgtGGGATGATGAGAATGAGCAATGgttggcctatttatagttgaggtttaaGGGCCACCTTGCAAATTCCCTATTCACTTAGGGACCAAAAATTGCTATTATCCCATGCCCAACACTAAATAAATATTTGGTGCCCATAACTTTGACCTTTCCAAGGTATGGGTAGGTATGGGAAAGGTATGGGCAAGGTATGGGATATATTCTAATAGTGATGCAAAAGGATTGTTCTCTCTTTACATTCAAAGTCCAAGTGTTAATAGCAAAGTGAAACTAACTGTACTGATCAATGATTTGGGTACTCTCTCGTACTGACACGTGGTTTTGCCTACCTAACATCTTTATTGAGAATTATATGGAAGAGATTGTTTCTCCACATGGAGACATGAAATAAATCTCTACTAAACAAGACCTAAATATCTGTTGGAATCTGTGGTGAACTGATAATGAGTCAATAATACTGCACCTTATTGTTGGTAAGCCACTTGGAAGATATATTACAATGTATTTATGCACTTATATATAAGCTCCACCTTGTTGGGTTAATCATCCAATAAAACCAAACATGCCCACCTTGCAGATTACACCACATATCTGCCTATCACATGTCTTTGTTTCCAATGAATACCTGCATTGTACTATTCATTAAAGGGACTGCCTCTCTCCTTGTGGTTATATATTCATCCCATTTCCATTGTCTCATATCCAGCATAACAAATTCATTCTGAAATTCAGAGTTTCAAGATCTAAATCTTCACTCTTGTTCCTTTCATCTCAGAGTCTTTCCTGTTAAGACTATAGTAAAGCAAGATGGTCAGTGCTAAGAAGCTTATCCAGTTAGCAAGAAAATGGAGAAAAATGGCTGCAATCAGGAGAAAAAGGATCACATTACCAAGAGTCACCTTGGATACTGATGTAAACAGTTGCAGCACATCGACAGTGATTGAGAAGGGTTATTTTGTTGTATACAGTGTGGATCAGAAACGCTTTGTGCTTCCATTGGTATATCTCAAGAATGAAATAGTTATGGAACTACTGAACTTGGCTGAAGAAGAATTTGGTGTACCAGGCAATGGACTTCTCATCTTGCCATGTGATGCAACTTTTATGGAATATGTAATAGCTTTGATCAAAAGGAAACCAAGTAAAGATGTGGAGAAAGCATTGATCCTGTCTGTAGCCAGTAGTCGTTGCTCCTCATCAAATCTTTATCAGCATGAAACGAGCCAACAGTTGCCAATATGGAGCTTCTGAAgcaattttcattttcttttcgcATCTTGTAATTGATCGACACCTTTATAGATTTAAGTATACAATGCAAAACAtcagaatttttgttcatcttcaatGTTACATCAACAATTTGTAATTGATCCACAACTTTATAGATTAAAGTATACAATGCAAACTAAACAGTTCTACCTTAAATATATACTCAAAATTGGCATCTGtaaatataatgaaattattacaCTCTAACAATCTCTTCATTAGCCGGTTCTATATTTCCTGCTGATAGTCTTATTTTCAAGCCAGCATGACACGAAGCCTTGAAATAATATATAGGAACTTAAATCATCTGCCATGTTACAATAGTTTTATTTCACTCACCATAGAAGCTGCTTTCTAATACTTTGTTATACATTTTGATGAGCTTAGAAGACAGAAACTTAAAAGGCAGGAAAACAAATTATGGTTTGTTACTTTGTTTATGATTAACCTTgtccaagaagtgaaaataagATATCATCTCAGTCAGAAAGTGGATACTTTATTTTTGGTCTAAGCACTTGCAATATTTATTATTCGGTCACTTAAAAAGAAAAGTACAAGGCCCTAACCTTGTAATCAGAAAAATTAGTTGGTGGATTCTTGTTTTAGTTGTGGACATTGGAATTACTGATATCGTCTTAGTTTATATCTGAATAATCATAGTTAGTTAAATCTTCATCTATAATGAATCACATGTTGGGTCCAGTAGTCATTGTTCTACTGCCAAATACGTACACAACAAGGATGTCCCAATTTGCTTGCTTTTTCCAACCatcttttcattattattatcattttttattaaattctatgGTGTATAAAGATTGTTGGATGTTAGATTAGAACATGATAAGTTCAACAGATGCTTCTGTCTAATAAAGTAAACATCCCCATCTCACAAAAAAGTACCTCTTCCCCTCGCAACTTCCAATTGCATGGCTTTGTTTCTCTTGTCCCCATAAAGAAGGGACAGGATGGTCATGATATAGATATAATCTAAACAGGATCATAAATGCCTGTTAAAATTTGTGATCAACTGCTCATGAGTCAATAATACTGGCCCTTATTGTATATAAAAAGATGTGTGTATACACTTCATTATATCCTCCACCTTGTCGATCTAATCATCCAATAAAAGCAAACATGTCCACCTAGCAGATTACACCTAATATCTGCCTATCACATGCCTTTGTTTCCAATGGATACCAGCATTGTACTAAATTCATTAAAGGCACTGTCTCTCACCTTGTGATTATATATTCATCCCATTTCCATAGCCTCATATTCAGCATAACAACTGCATTCAGAAATTCAGAGTTTCAATACCTAaatcttcccttttttttctttcatctcaGAGTCTCTCCTATTAACCTTAGAGTAAAGCAAGATGATCAGTGCTAAGAAGCTTATTCAGTTAGCAAGGAAATGGCAAAAAATGGCTGCAATCAGGAGAAAAAGGATCACTTTATCAGGTTCCACCTTGGATAGTGACATAAACAGCTGCAGCACATCGACAGCTGTTGAGAAGGGCCACTTTGTTGTATACAGTGCAGATAAGAAGCGCTTTGTGCTTCCTTTGGAGTATCTCAGGAATGAAATAGTCATGGAACTATTCAACTTGGCAGAAGAAGAGTTTGGTCTACCAGGCAATGGACTTCTCATCTTGCCATGTGATGCAACCTTTATGGAATATGTAATAGCTTTGATCAAAAGGAAACCAAGTAAAGATGTGGAGAAAGCATTGATCCTGTCTGTAGCCAGTAGTCGTTGCTCCTCATCAAATCTTTATCAGCTTGAAACGAGGCAACAGTTGCCAATATGGAGCTTCTGaagcaatttttttttcttttcgcaTCTTGTAATTGATCCACACCTTTGTAGATTAAAGTATACAATggaaaacatcaaaatttttgttTATCTTCAATATTACATCAACAATTTCATTCCAAACTAAACAGTTCTACCCTAAATATATACTCAAAATTGGTATttgtaaatataataaaaatattacacTATAATAATCTCTTCATTAGCCCGTTCTATATTTCCTGCTGATAGTTAGTCTTATTTCCAAACCAGCATAACACGAATCCTTGAAATAATATATAGGAACTCAAATTGTATACCATGTTACAATAGTTTTATTTTACTCACCATAGAAGCTGCTTTCTAATACTTTGTTATACATTTTGATGAGCTTAGAAGACAGAAACTTAAAAGGCAGGGAAACAAATTATGGTTTGTTACTTTGTTTATGATTAACTTTGCCCAAGAAATGGTGAAAATAAGATATCATCTCAGCCAGAAAGTGGATACTTTATTTTTGGTCTAAGCATTTGCAATATTTATTATTCGGTAAAAGCAGCTGACGTTTTACACGTAGGAATGGATTAAGATGTAAAGTTATGCTAATTGAGCAGTGTGTACCATACACATAGAATTTGGCGCATTAAAGTAAAATGATTCCATACCCATGCccacaattcaaaatttttatcaaTACAGAAAATATGACAATCAGCTGTTAGCAACATGTTGGAGCCATTAACAGACAGATGAATGTGAAAGTAGATAAtgatatgagatatccgaaagcATAACAGCCTGGAAATAAAGACATTTTGCACTAAATACAGTCATTTGGGGTCTACTCCTGTTTCAGACTTGTACAATCCATCAATTCAGGTTGCAGTAAACTAGCACCACAATTTCTTGTTGTTAGGTAATATATCCAGAATATATTGTGGGGTACTACAATGCCTGCTGTTGCACTTGCAGATGCCACAATTTATAACCACATGGTGTGGCTTCCATTGAGTCCCTACAATGAGTTGCTTCATTCAAAAGACTTCCTTTGGCATGCCAGtttgtgtgtgtgtatatatattcatcCAATCCCCGTTTTCATCGGCTCAGCACAACGAAAGCTCTCCAGTTTCCTAAGATCTTTTCATTCACTTCCTCCTCTTGTCCAACTAAATATTCTCCCTTGTTTTACAAAAGCAAACAAGATGATCAGTGCAAAGAAACTCATCAAATTAGCAAGGAAATGGCAAAAAATGGCAGCCATTAAGAGAAAAAGAATCACCTTCTCAAGAACTAGTGGTGATGTTGTTGACACAACCAGTTGCAGCACATCATCAGCGGTCAAGAAAGGTCACTTTGTGGTATACAGCGCAGATGAGAAGCGCTTTGTGCT encodes:
- the LOC108475775 gene encoding auxin-responsive protein SAUR62-like: MVSAKKLIQLARKWRKMAAIRRKRITLPRVTLDTDVNSCSTSTVIEKGYFVVYSVDQKRFVLPLVYLKNEIVMELLNLAEEEFGVPGNGLLILPCDATFMEYVIALIKRKPSKDVEKALILSVASSRCSSSNLYQHETSQQLPIWSF
- the LOC108475808 gene encoding auxin-responsive protein SAUR62-like, with product MPAVALADATIYNHMVWLPLSPYNELLHSKDFLWHASLCVCIYIHPIPVFIGSAQRKLSSFLRSFHSLPPLVQLNILPCFTKANKMISAKKLIKLARKWQKMAAIKRKRITFSRTSGDVVDTTSCSTSSAVKKGHFVVYSADEKRFVLPLEYLKNKIVMELFDLAEEFGLSSNGALIVPCDATFMEYVIALIKRKPSKDVEQALILSIASDHCISSFLYQQETSQQLPICSY
- the LOC108475756 gene encoding auxin-responsive protein SAUR62-like, translating into MISAKKLIQLARKWQKMAAIRRKRITLSGSTLDSDINSCSTSTAVEKGHFVVYSADKKRFVLPLEYLRNEIVMELFNLAEEEFGLPGNGLLILPCDATFMEYVIALIKRKPSKDVEKALILSVASSRCSSSNLYQLETRQQLPIWSF